Within Actinoplanes sp. L3-i22, the genomic segment AACCCGGCGCGCCACCCCCGATTAACAGGATTCCTGTTGATCCCGAGTCTTGAGGATGATCAGGTTTCCTGTCAATGGGGTAATGTCGCAGCATCTTCACGACCGTTCGGAGGACCCCATGCCGTCGCTGCTCTACCTGGTCAAACAGCTCGAGCTGGCAGTCCGCGCCCGCCTGGACGAGGTGGTCCGCGGGCACGGGATCACGGCGCTGCAGTACACGGCACTGACCGTCCTGGAACGGCACGACGGCCTGTCCGCGGCCCAGTTGGCCCGCGACTCGTTCGTGACGGCCCAGTCCATCGCGGACATGGTCCGCGCCCTGGAGAGCCGCGGGCTGATCCGCCGCGAACGCAACACCGGCAACCGGCGCGAGCTGCTGATCCACCTGACCCCGGAGGGGCGCGGACTGCTGGCGACGGTGGCCGGGCCGGTCCAGGAGCTGGAGGCCCGGATGACGGCCAAGTTGACCGGCGCCCAGGCCGACGAGCTCCGGCAGAGCCTGGTCACCGCCTGGCAGTCCCTCTCCTGAGAAGACCCCGCCCGGCCCCGCCGCCCGGCCCCGCCGCCCGGCCCCGCCGCCCCGCCCGGCCCCGCCGCCCCGCCCGGCCCCGCCGCCCGGCCCCGCCGCCCCGCCCGGCCCCGCCGCCCCGCCCGGCCCCGCCGCCCCAAGCGCGGCACGAGGCAGCCCCGGCCCAACGCGGCCCGGCGCAGCGCGACATGGCCCGGCGCGGACCCGGCCCAGCCCGGGCCGAAGCAGCGCGGCATGGCCCGGCCCGGCACAGCCTGGCCCAGCGCGGCCAGCCCGACCCGACCCCACCCGGCCCGACCCGGCCCGGCATGGCCCGGCATGGCCCGGCATGGCCCGGCATGGCCCGGCATGGCCCGGCATGGCGCAGCGCGGCCAGCCCGACCCCACCCGGCCCGACCCGGCCCGGCCCGGCATGGCCCGGCCCGGCCCGGCATGGCCCGGCATGGCCCGGCATGGCCCGGCATGGCGCAGCGCGGCCAGCCCAGCGCGGCCCAGCGCGGCCCAGCGCGGCCCAGCCCCACCCGGCCCGGCATGGCCCGGCATGGCCCGGCGCGGGGCGGCCCGGCGCGGGGCGGCGCGGGGCGGGGCGGCGCGGGGCGGCGCGGGGCGGGGCGGCGCGGGGCGGGGCGGCGCGGGGCGGGGCGGCGCGGGGCGGGGCGGCGCGGGGCGGGGCGGCGCGGGGCGGGGCGGCGCGGGGCGGGGCGGCGCGGGGCGGGGCGGACCCCGCCCACCCAGGGGGCTGACCGCCTCCGGGATCGCTGGGGGCGCGATCGCCACCCCCGATCCTGCCGCAAATCCGCAAGATCACGCCGGCCCCCTGTGGATAACCGCCCAGTGTGGATAACCCCGGCGGCCCCTCAGCCTCGTGGCAGGATCGGAGCAACCGGCGGGAACGCACTCTCGATGTCACGGGCGGCGGCGAGAGCGATGTGCTCCCCCTGCTGGCGGGCGATGACCTGCACGCCCAGCGGCCGGTTCCCGGCTACCCCGGTGGGCACGGCCACCGCGGGCAGTCCGAGGAAGTTCGCCGTGACCAGCAGGCGGTGGGCTTTCCAGAGCTCGGTGGTGGCGGCCGGGCCGGACAGATCGAAGCCGATCAGGGGCATCGGCTGCGTGGTGACCGGTCCGAGCACGACCGGGTAGCGAGCGTGGAAGGCGCGCCACGCCGCGGCATGGACGAACCGTTCCGCCCAGGCGCCCTGATAGGCCGAGGAGGTGTCGAGAAGTTGCACGTCGACGATGTTGTCCTTGAAGTACTGCACTGTCCCCGCCGACAGCGGTCCGGGGAACACCCCGGGGGTGAGCAGCATCGGCGCGTTCTCCGTGGAGGAGAGCTGCCGCCAGATCGTGGCGCACCGGTCGACGGCCGGCGGCGCGGCCTCCTCGACCTCCCAGCCGGCCGCGGCCAGGGCGGTGGCGGCGGACCGGACCGCGGCGGCCACGACCGGGTCGACACCCCAACCGCAGGGGTCGACGGTGACGGCGACCCGGCGCGGGCCGTCGTAGCCGGACGGGTGTTCCACCGTGACGCTGAGCGGATCGAAGTCGTCGGCGCCGTGCATCACGCCGAAGAGCAGGTCGAGGTCGGCCACCGATCGGGCGAGCGGCCCGTTCACCGCCATGTGCTGGATCGACAACGGCAGTGGCTCGACCGCGCGGCTCGGCGCCGCCACCCGGCCGGCCGACGTCCGCAGCGCGGCGATCCCGGCGGCGTGCCCGGGCAGCCGCAGCGACCCGCCGTAGTCGTTGCCGAGCCCGGCGGCGACCATGCCGGTGGCCACCGCGACCGCGTCGCCGCCGCTGGAGCCGCCCGGTACCCGCGCCGGGTCCCACGGGTTCAGCGTCCGGCCGAACAGGTCGTTGTCGGTGTCCCAGCGCAGCCCGATGTCCGGCATGTTCCCGCGGGCGACCGGGATCGCGCCGGCGGCCAGGAGCTTGTCGACGAAGGTCGCGTTGGCCGGCGGAATGTGATCAGCCGCGAACGGCAGGCCGGAGGTGGTCGCCGACCAGGTCAGGTCGATGTTCTCCTTGACCGAGATCGGTACGCCGGCGAGCGGGCCCGGGTCCTCGCCGCGGGCGATCCGCTCGTCGAGGTCCGCCGCGGCCGCGCGGGCCCGGTCGGCGAGTACCACGGTGACCGCGTTGACCTGCGGGTTCACCTCGGCGATGCGGGCCAGACCGGCATCCACGACGGTGGACGCGGTGAGCCGGCCGTCGCGGACCCGGGCGGCGATGTCGCTCGCGGTGAGCTCGGTGATGGCTCGGTTGTCCATGGCTGATCCTTATCGGTCGATGGCAGACGGAACGACAACGGCAGAGTCGACGGCGGACGGAGCGACAACAGCGGAAGCGGCGCCCAATGCGACGGCGCCCGGCCCCGCGACGGCGCCCGGTGCAGCGGCGGCGCCCGGCCCCGCGACGGCGGCCGGTGCAGCGACGGCGCCCGGTTCAGCGGCGTCTGAGGGCAGGACGGTGCAGGTCAGGCGGGTGTCGGCGAGGCGGATTCGCTGCTGGTTGGGGAGGGTCTTCACGGCCAGCCAGCGATGTTCGCCGGTGCCCGGTGCCGGTACGAACTCCGGCGCGTCGCTGCTGGCCACGGTCAGGCGCAGGGCATGGCCCGGCTGGAGCCGGTAGCCGGTGTGCCCCAGGTCGACCGTCACCGGCACCCCGGCACCGGGGGCGAGCACGGTCTGTTGTCCGCGAGCGATCAGCCGAGCGCTGCCGTCCGGCGCCACGTCGACCAGCCGGGCGAACAGGTCCGCCTCCGGCCCGTCCGACCCGAAGACCGTGCTGAACGTGATCGGGCCGGCCAGGTCCAGCGGTTCCGCCACCGGAGCGCCGGTGAAGGCCAGCACGTCCGGCCGCTCGGCGAGGTGCCGCTCGTCCGGATGCTCGGCGAGGAACGAGAACGCGTCCCCGACCGGCGACGGCACCGGGTCCGCCGCGTCATGTGTCCAGGTCAGGACCGGGGAAAGACCATCGAACAACGGCAGATCGATGTGGTACGACCGGGGCGGCGGCCACGCGCTCGCGACGCGATGCTCCGCGTCTCCGGATCCGGCCAGCTGCCACCGCACCCGTGGAATCGCCCGCTCCCGGCCCCGCAGGAACACGTCGAAGAATTCCACGGCCGGATCCAGGTAACGCGGCAGGAAGGACGGATCGGTATTGCCCGTACCGGGAAGGAAGTGGGTGTTGTTCTCGTGGTCGATCGCTTCGAGCAGGAGATATTCGTTGCGCGCCCACGCCGGCCGCCGCTGCAGCGCGCGATGGTCGTCCCAGGACCACGGCGCGCAGTTGTCCCACCAGCCGATCGTCATCAGGACCGGCACGGCCGGCGCGTCGAACGGGTGACCGGCCGGGAAGCGGCGCAGGTTCACCGGGTGCGGGAACCACACGTCGTAGGAGGCGGAGCGGCTGCCGACCGCCGCGAAGAACTCCTCGACCTGGGCCGCGAACGGGCGGCGGGTCCAGTCGAGCTCCCACTCCAGCATGTCCTGATCGTGGAACATGCTGAGCGGGTAGAACCGGGCAACGCCCATCTCCACGTCGTGGGTGCGCTGGCCGGGGATCGGGCCGGGCAGTTCGCCGAGCCGGGTGCCGGTGACCCGCGGGGCGATCGCCCGCAGCGCCGGGTGGCCGGTGGAGACGGCGGCCCACTGGGTGTAGCCGTAGTAGGAGTCGCCCCACATCCCGACCACGCCGTCGGACCAGTCCTGCTGGATGATCCAGTCGAGAGTGTCGTGCCCGTCGTAGGCCTCGTTGACGAAGAGCAGCGTCTCGCCCTCGGAGCGGAACTTCCCGCGCACGTCCTGGACCACCATGGTGTAGCCGCGCGCGGTGAAGTACTCGGCGATCCGGGGCATGAACGTGTACTCGCCGCACTTGTCGTACGGCAGCCGGGTCAGGATGACCGGGCCGGGCGAAAGCTGATCAGCGGGCCGGTAGACGTCGGTGGCCAGGCGTACCCCGTCGCGCATCCGGACCATGTGCTGGGTGGCGGCCGGGGAGATCGGCCCCGGCCCGGTCCGATTGACGGAAACGGTCATCAGAGCACCTCGAAGAAGCGGATGCACACCTGGCCGGCCTCGCCGCGGGCCAGTCCGACGAAGACCGAGGAGGCCAGCCAGGCGTGCGCCGGGGCGTCGGTGCGGAAGACCGGGCTGGTCCGGTAGTAGTACTCGGTCTCGGGCAGGTCCTCGCCCGCCTCGACCCGCGCGTCGATCTCCGGCGTGGCCCGCCAGAAGCCGCGGTTGACGATGTCGATCACCGCGCCGTCGTCGGCCCGCAACAGGTACCGTGCGTCCAACTCGGTCACCTGGCCGCGGGTGACCGACCAGTCGCCGCCGCCGGCCAGGACCACGCCGTTGAGCCGGGGCCCGGCGACCGTGCCGCCGGTGATCGGGGTGAACATCAGGACCTCGTCCGGGCCCCGGCCCACGTGCACGGTCTCGGCCACGTCGACCCGCGCCTCGAAGGCGAAGACGAGCCGGGGATCGGGCAGTTCAGGCATGATGATCCTCGTTTTCTTTGCTGAAATGACAATCAATTAAGCTGTGGGGCGGCAGAGAGGAGCCGGGATGGGGCGCCCGAGCATGGCCGCGGAGCGGACCGAGCAGATTCTGCAGGCCACCGCGCGTTGCCTGCAGAAGAACGGTCTCGCCGGTACGACCCTGGAACGGGTCGCCGAGGAGTCCGGGCTGAGCCGCAGTCACGTCCGGCACTACGTCGGCAACCGGGACGACCTGCTGCGCCGGTTCGCGGACTGGCTGTACACCGGGTACGAGGCCGAGTTCATCGGCCGGATCGCCGGCGCCGCGAGCCGGGACAAGCTGCCGTTCGCGATGGACTACCTGTTCAGCACCGGTTTCCTGCCGATCAGCGACGACGACACGGTGATCCGCGAGCTGATCACGGCCGGGATCGCCGACGAGCGCATCCGGGTCACCATGCAGGCGCACTACACGCAGGCGATCCAGTCGGTCGAGGACGCGCTCGCCGCGGAGTACCCGGCCTCGGCCCCCGCGGCGCGCCGCTCGGTGGCCTACGGGCTGTGGTGCCTGGCGATGGGCAACTCGATGATGGCCGAGATGCAGCTGCCGATCGCCTCGGGCGGCCTGGTCCGCGCCGCCGCCGAGGCCCTGCTGGAACGGCTCAGCCCGCACACCTGACCGGCCGCGACGAGATGGCTCAGCCCGCACGATCGGCCGCCCGCGAAGAATCCGCACGGCTGACCGCCCGCGAAGAAACCGCACGATCGGCCGCCCGCGAAGAATCCGCACGGCTGACCGCCCGGGACGGGACCCAGCCGGGCCGGGGCACCGACTCGATCAGCCGCTTCGTGTACGCGTGCGCCGGCGCGGAGAGCACCTGCTCCACCTTGCCGGACTCGACCACCTGGCCGCGGTTCATCACCACGACGTCCTCGCAGACGTGCCGGACCACCGACAGGTCGTGGGTGATGAACAGGTAGGCGATCCCGGTCGCGGCCCGCGCGTCGACCAGCAGGTTCAGGATCTGCGCCTGGATCGACACGTCGAGCGCGGCGACCGCCTCGTCGAGGACCAGCAGCCGCGGGTTGGCGGCCAGGGCGCGAGCGATGGCGACGCGCTGGCGCTGGCCGCCGGAGAGCGCCCGGGGCAGCGCGGCGCCGTGCCGCTCGTCGAGCCCGACCAACTGAAGAAGCTCATATATACGGACATTCCGCTCGGAAAACGATAAGTCCGTGTGGAATTTCACCACCTCGTCAAGGCAACTGGACACCGTCTGCCGCCGGTCCAGTGACTGATACGGATCCTGGAACACCATCTGCACGGCGCCCCGATCCACCCGGACCGTCCCCGACGTGGCCTTCTCCAACCCGGTGACGATCCGCGCGCACGTGGTCTTCCCCGACCCCGACTCCCCCACCACGGCCAGCGACCCGCCGTACGGAATGTCGAAGCTCACCCCGTCCACCGCGACGAACCCGCCCTTGAACACCTTGCGCAGGTCCCGAACCTCAAGCAACATGCGGCGCCTCCCCGGCGAGAGCGAGCAGGTGACACGCGGCCTGCCCGGTGTCGATCGGCGACAGCACCGGACGCCGCGCACGACAGAGCGCGGAAACGTGCGGGCACCGGTCCGCGAACACGCACCCGGCCGGCGCGTCGGCGGCCGACTGCGGAGCGCCGGGAATGGTCTCCAGCCGGGATCCCGGCCGCACCGCCCCGGGCCGCGACCGCAGCAGCGCCCGGGTGTACGGATGCCGCGCGTCCTCGTGCAGCCGGTCGGCCGGCAGGATCTCGACGACCTCCCCGGCGTACATGACCGCGATCCGGTCGCACACCGCCGCGGCCAGTTCGAGATCGTGCGAGATGAACAGCAGCGCGGTCCCCCGCTTGTGCCGCTGTTCGTTCAGGATCGCGACGACCTCCTCCTGAGTGGTCACGTCGAGCGCGGTGGTCGGCTCGTCGGCGAGGATCAGCTTCGGCTCGGTGGCCAGCGCGGCCGCGATCACCACCCGCTGCAGGAGCCCGCCGGAGAGCTCGTGCGGCCGCTGCCGCATCCGCCGCTCGATGTGGTCCACGCCGACGTCGGCGAGCAGCCCGGCCGCCCGCCGGCGCGCCTCGGACCGGGCGACGCCCTGGTCACGCAGCACCTCGGTGAGGAAGTCGCCGATCGTCCGGACCGGGTTGACGGTCGCCCGCGGGTCCTGGAAGACCATCGCCACGTCCCGGGACCGCAGACGCCGCAGCCCGGCGCCGTCCAGCGCGTTGACGTCCCGATCGTCGAAGCGGACGGCGCCGGTGACCCGCGCGCCGGCGGGCAGCATCCGCAGCACCGACTTGACCGTCATCGACTTGCCCGAGCCGGACTCGCCGACCAGGCCGACCGCCTCGCCGGCGGCCACCGACAGGGTGACCTCACGCAGGATCACCCGCTCGCCGAGCCGGATGCCGAGTTTCTCGAACGAGAGCAGCGTCATCGCTCACCTCCACCGAACCGCAGGGCGAGGCGCTCGGCGACCACGGTGAACGCCACGACGGTGATCACCACGGCGACCGCGGCCTCGATGGACTGCTGGGGGAATCCCGCCAGGATGGACGGCTGACCGTTGGCGATCATCAGACCCCAGTCCGCGGCCGGTGGCTGCAGCCCGAGACCCAGGAACGAGATCGAGGCGAGGTCGATCATCGCGTACCCGAATCCGATGGCGGCCTGGACCACCAGCAAGGGTGCGAGATTCGGCAGCAGATGCCGAAGGCAGATGTGCCGGCCGGAAAAACCCTGGACCGTCAGGGCTTCGATGTACGGCAGGTTCCGCTCCCGGAGCGCCGCGGCCCGCATCACCCGGGCCAGCATCGGCACGAACGCCAGCGACAACGCCACCACCGGCGCCGTGAACCCGGCCCCGAAGATCGCCGCGACGGTGATCGCCAGCACCAGCCCGGGGAACGCGAACAGGATGTCGAGCAGCCGCGACACCGCCGCGTCGAACCAGCCGCCGAACCAGGCCGCGGTCACCGCCAGGACGGTCCCCATCGTGCCGGCCGCGAGGACCACGATCAGCGGCCCGGCCAGGCTGGTCCGGGTCCCCATGATCAGCCGGGAGAGCAGGTCCCGGCCGAGGTCGTCGGTCCCCAGCGGATGATCGCCGGAGAACGCGGCATAGGCGTTCAGCGGGTCGACCGCGTTCGGGTCGTGCGGCGCGAGCCACGGCGCGAGGATCGCGATCAGCACGACCAGTCCGCAAATGATCGCGGCGACCGCAGGAATGAATCGGATTTTTCCGAAACGTTGAGAAAGCGACCGCCCGGGCAGCGCGAGCGTCAGTGAGGTCATGCCTTCACCAACCGGGGATCGAGGACCGCGTTCAGCAGATCCACCAGCATGTTGACCACCACGAACGCGCTGACCAGCAGCAACGACAGCACCTGCACGACGACCAGGTCCTGCCGGGCGGCGCTCTGCACCAGCAGCGACCCGAGACCGCTCACCCCGAACGCCTGCTCGGCCACCGCGGTGCCGGCGAACAGCCCGGCCACGGTCACCCCGGAGACCGCCAGGATCGGCGGCGCGGCGTTGCGCAGCACGTGCCGGCGCAGGACCGCGCGCCGGGGCAGCCCCCGGGCGCGGGCCGCGGCCACGTGGTCGGCGGCGAGTTCGGCACGCACCTCGGTGCGCGTGATCCGGCTGACGTAGGCCAGATATCCGCCGCTCAGGGCGAGCGCGGGCAGTGTCAGGTGATGGATCCGATCCCAGAGCCCCTCGCCCGACCCGTAGACCGGGAACCACGACAGCTTCGTCGCGAAGATCCAGATCAGCAGGATGGCGGCCACGAACGCCGGCGCCGCCATCAGCACCGTGGTCGTCACCGTCAGCGCGCCGTCGACCACCTTGCCGGCCACCCCGGCGAGCACGCCAAAGGCCACCCCGAAGATCAAAATCAGGATTGCGGCGTACGCGACCAGCAGCACCGTCGTCCCGAGCCGCGCCGAGATCAGCGTGGTCACCGGCTCCTTGAGCACCATCGAGGTTCCCGGGTCACCGCTGAGCAGCCCGGCCAGCCAGTGCCAGTACTGCGCCCAGAACGGCTCGTCCAGGTGGTACTGCGCGCGGATCGCCGCGAGCGTCTCCGGGGTGACCTCGTGCCCGCCGGCCAGCAGACTCGCCGGGTCCCCGGGTGCCAGGTACAGCGCCCCGAAGATCACCACGCTGGCGACCGCGACGGTGGCGAGCATCCCGCCGACCTTGCGCAGGAGGAAACCGATCATGATTTTCCGACCTGCGCGGCCCACGCCGACGAGATGTAGCTGAACGATGCCGGCGCCCCGGTGATCCGCTTGTTCAGGAACAGCCGGTTGTAGGACTCGGCGAGCGTGATCTGCAGCTTCGCCGGCCCGAAGATCGCCTGCGCGGCCACGAACGCCTGCGCCGACGCGGCCGGGTCGGTCGCCGACACCGCGGTCACGATGTTCTTGGTGACGTCGGCGTTCTCGTAGTTCGTCCAGTTGAACAGCGCGCCCTTGAGCACGAACCCGGGGGCGTAGTAGAGCGCGCCGGGCACCTCGAGGTAACCGGTGGTCGCGATGAAGTCGATGCCCTTGCGCAGCGTCGGGTCGTAGAACAGCCCGGAGAACTCGGCCGCCTGCAGCTGCTTGATCGTCATGTGCAGGCCGATCTGCTCGGCCGCGGCCTGCGCGATCGTCGCGGTCTGCAGCAGCGACTGGTCTCCGGCCGGCAGCGCGATGACCAGGTCGGTGCGGCTCGGCGCGGCGTCGGTGACCAGCTGCTTCGCCTTGGCCAGGTCGGCCTTCGAGGTGTCCGGCAGCGCGGCGTACCCGGCGTCGTAGACGCTCTTGGCCGGGCTCCCCGACCAGGCCAGCGGCGGGGTGAACGTCTTGAGCGACTCCCCGGCGCCCTTGAGCACGCTGGTCACGAAGCTGGTCTTGTCGATCGCCAGGTCGAGCGCCTGCCGGATCCGCGGGTCGGCGGCCGGCCCGTCGGCGGCGACCGCGCCGAGGCTGACCGTCTCGGTGCTCGGCCCGAAGTACAGCTTGCCGGTCGTCGAACGCTGCAGCGCGGCGATGCTGCCGGCCGGGGCGCCGTAGACGCCGTCCACCTCGCCGGAGAGCAACGCGCTGGTCAGCGTGCTGCTGTCGGTCAGGAACACGAACTGGAAGCTGGCCGCCTTCGCCGTGCGCTCCGCGTCCCAGTAGGCGTCGTTGCGCTTGAGCGTGATCTTCTGGCCGCTCTGCCAGGTGTCCAGCCGGAACGGGCCGGTGCACATCAGCCCGCCGGTCGCCGTACCGAAAGCCTGTCCGGTTTTGACCGCGTATTTTTCCTGGATGATCGCGCCGGGCACGCCGGCCATGTCCGGCACGAACTGCATGTCCGGCGCGGAGAACTTGACGGTGACCTCGAGCGGGCCGGTCTTGTCGATCGAGCTGACGTTCGCGTAGACGTGCGCGGCGTAGGACGCCAGCTTCGGGTCCATGTTCCGCTTCAGGCTGTAGACCACGTCCTCGGCGGTCAGCGCCGAGCCGTCCCAGAACTTCACGCCGTCGCGCAGGGTGATCACCACGGTGGTGGCGTCCTTCTGGGTGACCGCGCTGGCCAGGCCGGGCGCGGTGGAGAAGTCGGGGTTCAGCCGGAGCAGGCTCTCGCAGAGGTTGGTCCCGACCGTGTTCGCCGAGTAGTCGCCGGTCCGGGCCGGGTCGAGCGAGGCCGGCTCGCCGGAGGGCAGCGCCCAGGTCACGGTGTCGACCTCACCGGTGGCCGCCGGGGTGGTCCCGGTCAGCTCGATCCGGGCGGCGGAGTTCGACCCCGAACCCGAGCCGGATCCGCCGCCGCAGCCGGACATCGCGACGCTCATGGCGACCGCCGACGCCATCAACGCTCTTTTGATGATCATCTAAATATCTCCCTGAACTGGGCGTGAGCTCACGTGAAGGCACCGGAACACCGCGGGGACCACGCCCGGTGATCTGCGGGCTCACCGGCTGTGGCGACGGTCTCAGAGTCGTCCGCGCCCAGTAAATTGTCAATCCTGGAAATCAATCTTTAACGGCTCTGCCAGCAATCCTGCGTTCACCTGGGCGGATCGTTAGGGAGAAGTCCGGCAGAAAAGACGAAAAACCCGGCGCCAGTCGCCGGGGAGCGACTGCCGCCGGGTTCCGGCCGGTGCGGTCAGCGCGGGATGACCGCCACCCCGTTCGCCGGGAGCAGGCCGTCGACGCCCAGGTCGACCGGCTCGCCGGTGCGGTTGATCAGGAAACGGTGCCCGTCCCGGACCGCCAACTCGACCCGCCCGCGCAGCTCCGGGGGCAGCTCGCTGGCCACCCCGGCCGGCTCCAGCAGGCGCGGGAGCAGCGTGGCGAGTCCGGCCGGGGCGAGGCGGGTGGAGACGTACGCCGCGGACCCGGAGCCCACCGCCCGGCGGGTGATCGCCGCCCGCCCGGCCTGGTCGCCGGTCCGATAGCCGGCGAGGATCTCGGTCGCCGGGTCGGTGACCTCGACGTGGTCGGTCCACAGGGTGCCGGTCGTGTCGTCGTCCAGCGCCACGCTCACCCCGTCCGGCAGCGGCCCGAACTCCTCGATCCGGATGCCGAGCAGCTCCCGCAGCGCGCCGGGGTATCCGCCCAGCCAGACGTGGTCGTTCTGGTCCACGATCCCGGAGAAGTAGGTGGTCACCAGGTGCCCGCCGGCGTCCACGAACGCGGCCAGCCGGTCGGCCAGGTAGTCCGGGACGACGTGCAGGATCGGCGCGATCACCAGCCGGTGCCGCTCCCAGTTCGACCCGACCGGGACCACGTCGGCGCGGACGCCCAGGTCGAGCAGCGCCGAGTACCAGTCGAGCGCCTCCTGGTGGTAGCGCAGCCGGTCGGTCGGGTGCGAGTCCTGCTCGGCCACCCACCACGACTCCCAGTCGAAGAGGATCGCCACGTCGGCGGGCACCCGGGCGGTCCCGGCGACCTCGTGCAGCGCGGCGAGCCGCTTGCCGAGGTCGGTCACT encodes:
- a CDS encoding MarR family winged helix-turn-helix transcriptional regulator; protein product: MSQHLHDRSEDPMPSLLYLVKQLELAVRARLDEVVRGHGITALQYTALTVLERHDGLSAAQLARDSFVTAQSIADMVRALESRGLIRRERNTGNRRELLIHLTPEGRGLLATVAGPVQELEARMTAKLTGAQADELRQSLVTAWQSLS
- a CDS encoding amidase family protein; its protein translation is MDNRAITELTASDIAARVRDGRLTASTVVDAGLARIAEVNPQVNAVTVVLADRARAAAADLDERIARGEDPGPLAGVPISVKENIDLTWSATTSGLPFAADHIPPANATFVDKLLAAGAIPVARGNMPDIGLRWDTDNDLFGRTLNPWDPARVPGGSSGGDAVAVATGMVAAGLGNDYGGSLRLPGHAAGIAALRTSAGRVAAPSRAVEPLPLSIQHMAVNGPLARSVADLDLLFGVMHGADDFDPLSVTVEHPSGYDGPRRVAVTVDPCGWGVDPVVAAAVRSAATALAAAGWEVEEAAPPAVDRCATIWRQLSSTENAPMLLTPGVFPGPLSAGTVQYFKDNIVDVQLLDTSSAYQGAWAERFVHAAAWRAFHARYPVVLGPVTTQPMPLIGFDLSGPAATTELWKAHRLLVTANFLGLPAVAVPTGVAGNRPLGVQVIARQQGEHIALAAARDIESAFPPVAPILPRG
- a CDS encoding CocE/NonD family hydrolase, producing the protein MTVSVNRTGPGPISPAATQHMVRMRDGVRLATDVYRPADQLSPGPVILTRLPYDKCGEYTFMPRIAEYFTARGYTMVVQDVRGKFRSEGETLLFVNEAYDGHDTLDWIIQQDWSDGVVGMWGDSYYGYTQWAAVSTGHPALRAIAPRVTGTRLGELPGPIPGQRTHDVEMGVARFYPLSMFHDQDMLEWELDWTRRPFAAQVEEFFAAVGSRSASYDVWFPHPVNLRRFPAGHPFDAPAVPVLMTIGWWDNCAPWSWDDHRALQRRPAWARNEYLLLEAIDHENNTHFLPGTGNTDPSFLPRYLDPAVEFFDVFLRGRERAIPRVRWQLAGSGDAEHRVASAWPPPRSYHIDLPLFDGLSPVLTWTHDAADPVPSPVGDAFSFLAEHPDERHLAERPDVLAFTGAPVAEPLDLAGPITFSTVFGSDGPEADLFARLVDVAPDGSARLIARGQQTVLAPGAGVPVTVDLGHTGYRLQPGHALRLTVASSDAPEFVPAPGTGEHRWLAVKTLPNQQRIRLADTRLTCTVLPSDAAEPGAVAAPAAVAGPGAAAAPGAVAGPGAVALGAASAVVAPSAVDSAVVVPSAIDR
- a CDS encoding DUF3237 domain-containing protein, which translates into the protein MPELPDPRLVFAFEARVDVAETVHVGRGPDEVLMFTPITGGTVAGPRLNGVVLAGGGDWSVTRGQVTELDARYLLRADDGAVIDIVNRGFWRATPEIDARVEAGEDLPETEYYYRTSPVFRTDAPAHAWLASSVFVGLARGEAGQVCIRFFEVL
- a CDS encoding TetR/AcrR family transcriptional regulator is translated as MGRPSMAAERTEQILQATARCLQKNGLAGTTLERVAEESGLSRSHVRHYVGNRDDLLRRFADWLYTGYEAEFIGRIAGAASRDKLPFAMDYLFSTGFLPISDDDTVIRELITAGIADERIRVTMQAHYTQAIQSVEDALAAEYPASAPAARRSVAYGLWCLAMGNSMMAEMQLPIASGGLVRAAAEALLERLSPHT
- a CDS encoding ABC transporter ATP-binding protein is translated as MLLEVRDLRKVFKGGFVAVDGVSFDIPYGGSLAVVGESGSGKTTCARIVTGLEKATSGTVRVDRGAVQMVFQDPYQSLDRRQTVSSCLDEVVKFHTDLSFSERNVRIYELLQLVGLDERHGAALPRALSGGQRQRVAIARALAANPRLLVLDEAVAALDVSIQAQILNLLVDARAATGIAYLFITHDLSVVRHVCEDVVVMNRGQVVESGKVEQVLSAPAHAYTKRLIESVPRPGWVPSRAVSRADSSRAADRAVSSRAVSRADSSRAADRAG
- a CDS encoding ABC transporter ATP-binding protein; this encodes MTLLSFEKLGIRLGERVILREVTLSVAAGEAVGLVGESGSGKSMTVKSVLRMLPAGARVTGAVRFDDRDVNALDGAGLRRLRSRDVAMVFQDPRATVNPVRTIGDFLTEVLRDQGVARSEARRRAAGLLADVGVDHIERRMRQRPHELSGGLLQRVVIAAALATEPKLILADEPTTALDVTTQEEVVAILNEQRHKRGTALLFISHDLELAAAVCDRIAVMYAGEVVEILPADRLHEDARHPYTRALLRSRPGAVRPGSRLETIPGAPQSAADAPAGCVFADRCPHVSALCRARRPVLSPIDTGQAACHLLALAGEAPHVA
- a CDS encoding ABC transporter permease codes for the protein MTSLTLALPGRSLSQRFGKIRFIPAVAAIICGLVVLIAILAPWLAPHDPNAVDPLNAYAAFSGDHPLGTDDLGRDLLSRLIMGTRTSLAGPLIVVLAAGTMGTVLAVTAAWFGGWFDAAVSRLLDILFAFPGLVLAITVAAIFGAGFTAPVVALSLAFVPMLARVMRAAALRERNLPYIEALTVQGFSGRHICLRHLLPNLAPLLVVQAAIGFGYAMIDLASISFLGLGLQPPAADWGLMIANGQPSILAGFPQQSIEAAVAVVITVVAFTVVAERLALRFGGGER
- a CDS encoding ABC transporter permease; amino-acid sequence: MIGFLLRKVGGMLATVAVASVVIFGALYLAPGDPASLLAGGHEVTPETLAAIRAQYHLDEPFWAQYWHWLAGLLSGDPGTSMVLKEPVTTLISARLGTTVLLVAYAAILILIFGVAFGVLAGVAGKVVDGALTVTTTVLMAAPAFVAAILLIWIFATKLSWFPVYGSGEGLWDRIHHLTLPALALSGGYLAYVSRITRTEVRAELAADHVAAARARGLPRRAVLRRHVLRNAAPPILAVSGVTVAGLFAGTAVAEQAFGVSGLGSLLVQSAARQDLVVVQVLSLLLVSAFVVVNMLVDLLNAVLDPRLVKA
- a CDS encoding ABC transporter substrate-binding protein, with amino-acid sequence MIIKRALMASAVAMSVAMSGCGGGSGSGSGSNSAARIELTGTTPAATGEVDTVTWALPSGEPASLDPARTGDYSANTVGTNLCESLLRLNPDFSTAPGLASAVTQKDATTVVITLRDGVKFWDGSALTAEDVVYSLKRNMDPKLASYAAHVYANVSSIDKTGPLEVTVKFSAPDMQFVPDMAGVPGAIIQEKYAVKTGQAFGTATGGLMCTGPFRLDTWQSGQKITLKRNDAYWDAERTAKAASFQFVFLTDSSTLTSALLSGEVDGVYGAPAGSIAALQRSTTGKLYFGPSTETVSLGAVAADGPAADPRIRQALDLAIDKTSFVTSVLKGAGESLKTFTPPLAWSGSPAKSVYDAGYAALPDTSKADLAKAKQLVTDAAPSRTDLVIALPAGDQSLLQTATIAQAAAEQIGLHMTIKQLQAAEFSGLFYDPTLRKGIDFIATTGYLEVPGALYYAPGFVLKGALFNWTNYENADVTKNIVTAVSATDPAASAQAFVAAQAIFGPAKLQITLAESYNRLFLNKRITGAPASFSYISSAWAAQVGKS